The following are encoded in a window of Oncorhynchus mykiss isolate Arlee chromosome 11, USDA_OmykA_1.1, whole genome shotgun sequence genomic DNA:
- the LOC110536176 gene encoding uncharacterized protein LOC110536176, translated as MSVQLVVSLLALASLNAASAPLCKELVKPLVLEDHTEIYGKWVYVMGSADHSVFQKALGTLKSSWIDLSATSDHQVVTLRWGDRIDGKCLVGATNATISGTTSTVHIYLSEHKGQYLETCPDCLLWSDTSRNGDITGRYLLLFTRSGKMDPTYLDTYKNQAECLNFPETHHTYDGETELCPDDNQKEKVVDEDTMEEKQTTEEEKTMVEEATMEEKLTTEEEKTTEKNPTTEEEKTMEKNPTTEEEKTTGKNPTTEEEKTMA; from the exons ATGTCTGTCCAGCTAGTCGTATCTCTCCTAGCTCTAGCTTCTCTGAATGCTGCATCTGCACCGCTCTGTAAAGAACTGGTCAAACCCCTGGTACTGGAGGACCATACTGAG ATCTATGGCAAATGGGTGTATGTGATGGGGTCTGCGGATCATTCAGTCTTCCAAAAAGCTTTGGGGACTCTGAAAAGCTCCTGGATTGACCTGTCGGCTACATCTGACCATCAAGTAGTCACACTACGTTGGGGAGATCGCAT TGATGGCAAATGCCTTGTCGGTGCAACAAATGCTACCATCTCCGGCACCACCTCCACAGTTCACA TTTATTTGTCTGAACACAAAGGTCAGTACCTGGAGACCTGCCCTGACTGCCTGCTATGGTCAGACACCTCTCGTAATGGAGACATCACTGGCAGATACCTACTCCTGTTTA cAAGGTCAGGGAAAATGGATCCCACATACCTGGACACCTATAAGAACCAGGCAGAGTGCCTGAACTTCCCAGAGACACACCACACCTATGATGGAGAAACAG AGCTGTGCCCCGATGACAACCAGAAGGAGAAGGTGGTGGATGAGGATACTATGGAAGAGAAGCAGactacagaggaagagaagacgATGGTGGAGGAGGCGACTATGGAGGAGAAGCTGactacagaggaagagaagactACTGAGAAGAACCCAactacagaggaagagaagactATGGAGAAGAATCCGactacagaggaagagaagactACAGGGAAGAATCCGactacagaggaagagaagactATGGCTTGA